In Actinoplanes derwentensis, the following proteins share a genomic window:
- the pflA gene encoding pyruvate formate-lyase-activating protein codes for MTVTGSVHSFDVSTGVDGPGTRFVAFLAGCPLRCLYCHSPDTWYRRSGQPTTADELMAEIARYERFIKVARGGVTLSGGEALQQPDFVREIFSRCHERGLHTALDTSGALGAKADDALLDVTDLVLLDVKSGDEQTYHEVTRTGSLEPTVTFAHRLADRGIPIWIRFVLVPGLTDSEENVESVAAIAASIPTVERVEVLPFHRLGAAKYAALNLPFPLADTPAPSPELLDRVHTQFRAHGLTVY; via the coding sequence GTGACCGTCACCGGGAGTGTGCACTCGTTCGACGTCTCCACCGGCGTCGACGGGCCGGGGACGCGGTTCGTCGCGTTCCTGGCCGGGTGCCCGCTGCGCTGCCTCTACTGCCACAGCCCCGACACGTGGTACCGGCGCAGCGGGCAGCCGACGACCGCCGACGAACTGATGGCGGAGATCGCGCGCTACGAGCGGTTCATCAAGGTCGCCCGGGGCGGCGTCACGCTCAGCGGTGGTGAGGCACTTCAACAGCCCGATTTCGTACGGGAGATCTTCTCCCGTTGCCACGAGCGGGGACTGCACACCGCCCTGGACACCAGTGGCGCTCTGGGAGCGAAGGCCGACGACGCCCTGCTCGACGTGACCGATCTGGTCCTGCTGGACGTCAAGTCCGGCGACGAACAGACGTACCACGAGGTCACTCGTACCGGCAGCCTGGAACCGACGGTGACGTTCGCGCACCGCCTGGCCGACCGCGGCATCCCGATCTGGATCCGCTTCGTCCTGGTCCCCGGCCTGACCGACAGCGAGGAGAACGTCGAGTCGGTGGCCGCCATCGCCGCATCGATCCCGACGGTGGAGCGGGTCGAAGTCCTCCCGTTCCACCGCCTGGGCGCCGCCAAATACGCCGCCCTGAACCTGCCGTTCCCCCTGGCCGACACCCCGGCCCCCTCCCCCGAACTGCTCGACCGGGTGCACACCCAGTTCCGCGCCCACGGGCTGACCGTCTACTGA
- a CDS encoding CocE/NonD family hydrolase, translated as MSTFRQRFSRWMQSRTLPGLTPGPYEVEIRKNLRVPMDDGVELLADLITPVGAPAAPLPTIVIRGPYGRSGGVAGQAKALAREGFTVLFQSCRGTWGSGGVFTPQIDEQRDGATTHRWVRQQPWFTGTVATFGPSYMGFTQWAVAGHLQRTDPENAPDALCLLVTMPDFGAVTWDNGTFSLRNALGWTQMMDRMIRRDFLALFLGMLRPDGKLKRGFGTLPLSAGDTAATGHPVHWYQDWVGYEKLTDEYWTQQSHTASVPDVTAPVYMITGWYDIFLPWQIRTYAQLAAEGRAPRLTIGPWGHSAPAMGATAVGESTAFLKGESRNSPVRAYLTGADQWHDLPSWPPPASETTSWHLYETGRLHPGLPDGGITSYAYDPADPTPAIGGPSLEPKQGPVDNAAHESRTDVVVFRGDVLEEAVTLAGTPVARIRFRSSRPSADVFVRITDVHPDGCSMTVSDAIRRVEGEAEEFAEVTIELWPVFHRFAAGHRISVQVSSGAHPRYARNPGSGELAATASTLHEATQEISHDPAHPSLVELPVWPS; from the coding sequence ATGAGTACGTTCCGGCAGCGGTTCTCCCGCTGGATGCAGTCGCGGACTCTGCCCGGACTGACCCCCGGCCCTTACGAGGTCGAGATCCGCAAGAACCTGCGTGTGCCGATGGACGACGGGGTGGAACTGCTCGCCGACCTGATCACGCCGGTGGGCGCTCCGGCGGCGCCACTGCCGACGATCGTGATCCGCGGACCGTACGGGCGCAGTGGTGGGGTGGCGGGCCAAGCGAAAGCACTGGCTCGGGAGGGGTTCACCGTGCTGTTCCAGAGCTGCCGCGGCACCTGGGGTTCCGGTGGCGTCTTCACCCCGCAGATCGACGAGCAGCGGGACGGTGCGACAACCCACCGGTGGGTACGCCAGCAGCCGTGGTTCACCGGCACCGTGGCCACGTTCGGTCCCAGTTACATGGGGTTCACCCAGTGGGCCGTCGCCGGGCACCTGCAGCGGACCGATCCGGAGAACGCCCCGGACGCCCTCTGCCTACTCGTGACGATGCCCGACTTCGGTGCGGTCACCTGGGACAACGGCACGTTCTCGCTGCGTAACGCGCTGGGCTGGACGCAGATGATGGACCGGATGATCCGCCGCGACTTCCTTGCGCTGTTCCTCGGCATGCTGCGCCCCGACGGCAAGCTCAAACGGGGGTTCGGCACACTCCCGCTCAGTGCCGGTGACACGGCCGCTACCGGGCACCCGGTCCACTGGTACCAGGACTGGGTCGGGTACGAGAAACTGACCGACGAGTACTGGACGCAGCAGTCACACACCGCCTCGGTGCCGGACGTGACCGCCCCGGTCTACATGATCACCGGCTGGTACGACATCTTCCTGCCCTGGCAGATCCGCACCTACGCCCAGCTGGCCGCCGAAGGCCGCGCGCCCCGGCTGACGATCGGCCCGTGGGGGCATTCGGCTCCGGCGATGGGCGCGACGGCGGTCGGCGAGAGCACCGCGTTCCTGAAGGGGGAGTCCCGGAACTCGCCCGTTCGCGCCTACCTGACCGGTGCTGATCAGTGGCACGACCTGCCGTCCTGGCCGCCGCCCGCCAGCGAGACGACGTCCTGGCACCTGTACGAGACGGGACGGCTGCACCCCGGACTTCCGGACGGCGGGATCACCTCGTACGCCTACGACCCGGCCGACCCCACCCCGGCGATCGGCGGCCCGAGTCTGGAGCCGAAACAGGGGCCGGTCGACAACGCGGCCCATGAGTCCCGTACCGACGTAGTGGTCTTCCGGGGTGACGTCCTCGAGGAAGCGGTCACCCTGGCCGGAACGCCGGTGGCCCGAATCCGGTTCCGTTCCTCCCGGCCGAGCGCCGATGTGTTCGTGCGGATCACCGACGTGCACCCGGACGGCTGTTCGATGACCGTCAGCGACGCGATCCGCCGCGTCGAGGGTGAAGCCGAAGAATTCGCGGAGGTGACGATCGAGCTGTGGCCGGTGTTCCACCGGTTCGCCGCCGGGCACCGGATCAGCGTGCAGGTCAGTTCGGGCGCCCACCCGCGGTACGCCCGCAACCCGGGTTCGGGCGAGCTGGCCGCGACGGCGTCCACCCTGCACGAGGCCACCCAGGAGATCTCCCACGATCCGGCCCACCCGTCCCTCGTCGAGCTACCGGTGTGGCCGTCGTGA
- a CDS encoding MarR family winged helix-turn-helix transcriptional regulator, with protein sequence MDRRPDVLDAARLAAVISPLRRNLLAIARAAERLPEIPDAQIEIIRALPRGAVASPGELAGRLGLSRPTVSNLLTVMESGGLIERRPRPGDRRHVEVLATESALDLFERFDRASGDLITAAAQRLTPSDREVLAAALPALERLRDALAAHQ encoded by the coding sequence ATGGATCGACGACCGGATGTGCTGGACGCCGCACGGTTGGCTGCGGTCATCTCGCCGCTGCGACGGAACCTGCTGGCCATCGCGCGGGCCGCCGAGCGGCTGCCGGAGATCCCGGACGCGCAGATCGAGATCATCCGGGCGCTGCCGCGGGGCGCCGTGGCCTCGCCCGGTGAGCTCGCCGGACGGCTCGGCCTGAGCCGCCCGACCGTCAGCAACCTGCTCACCGTGATGGAGTCGGGTGGCCTGATCGAACGCCGCCCGCGCCCCGGTGACCGCCGGCACGTCGAGGTCCTCGCCACGGAGAGTGCCCTGGACCTGTTCGAACGGTTCGATCGGGCCAGCGGCGACCTGATCACCGCCGCGGCCCAGAGATTGACCCCGAGTGACCGCGAGGTTCTGGCCGCTGCCCTTCCCGCCTTGGAACGCCTGCGCGACGCCCTCGCCGCACATCAGTGA
- a CDS encoding response regulator — MIRVFLLDDHEVVRRGLIDLLQAGGDIEVVGESGSAQEAARRIPALRPDVAVLDARLPDGNGIDVCRDVRAVDSSIKGLILTSYEDDEALFAAIMAGASGYVLKQIRGTDLVDAVRRVAAGQSLLDPAVTQRVLERIRNGVEQPRELASLTDQERRILELVAEGLTNREIAGRMFLAEKTVKNYVSSLLAKLGLERRTQAAVLATKLLGDHPSKT; from the coding sequence ATGATCCGAGTCTTTCTCCTCGACGACCACGAAGTCGTCCGCCGTGGTCTCATCGACCTGCTCCAGGCCGGCGGGGACATCGAGGTGGTCGGCGAGTCCGGGTCCGCCCAGGAGGCGGCCCGCCGCATCCCCGCGTTGCGTCCCGACGTCGCCGTCCTCGATGCCCGGCTGCCGGACGGCAACGGCATCGACGTCTGCCGCGACGTGCGCGCCGTCGACTCGTCGATCAAGGGCCTGATCCTCACGTCCTACGAGGATGACGAGGCCCTCTTCGCCGCGATCATGGCCGGTGCCTCCGGTTACGTGCTGAAACAGATCCGCGGCACCGACCTGGTCGACGCCGTCCGCCGCGTCGCCGCCGGCCAGTCCCTGCTCGACCCGGCGGTCACCCAGCGTGTCCTGGAGCGTATCCGCAACGGCGTCGAACAACCCCGCGAACTGGCCTCCCTGACCGACCAGGAACGCCGCATCCTGGAGCTGGTGGCCGAGGGCCTGACCAACCGCGAGATCGCCGGCCGGATGTTCCTGGCCGAGAAGACCGTCAAGAACTACGTCTCCAGCCTGCTGGCCAAACTGGGCCTGGAACGCCGCACCCAGGCCGCCGTCCTGGCCACCAAACTGCTCGGCGACCACCCGTCCAAAACCTGA
- a CDS encoding GAF domain-containing sensor histidine kinase has protein sequence MADASTPSLGLSPLSRVRLDELLQEMQNRVGDIVTSRERLRALLDAVVGIGTDLDLNSTLQRIVKAACALAGAQYGALGVLAPDRASLSDFVTHGIDPAAHAKIGDLPHGRGVLGLLITEPRPVRMPDINEHPNSYGFPPNHPPMHSFLGVPVRTRDQIFGNLYLAQKRDADEFTDDDEEIVVALAAAAGVAIDNARLYALAQRRQRWLAAASEITSVLLGTVRRTEALRLIARRAREVADAEMVLVLLRESDSDRYRIEVVDGADPALTGTVVPAFDADDDYRLVENLCDAAEWPVPVPDGPALVAPLKSDPPGVLIVSRPASTDDAALLSTFAGQAALALERARAQEERELLAVLEDRERIARDLHDVVIQRLFATGMQLQGAMAPGVPPQVVQRINTAVDDLDATIRDIRRSIFELRAPVGATLRTELRDTCDAALDTLGFRPTLETTGPVESAVPDDIVPELMAVLREALSNVARHARASSVRVSVRVADRQLVLQVEDDGVGIDPALARGGVVNMGERAHDLGGGFEIGPRSDGPGTLLTWRVPIGG, from the coding sequence GTGGCTGACGCATCGACTCCCTCGCTAGGGCTGAGCCCTCTCTCCAGAGTCCGTCTCGATGAACTGCTGCAGGAGATGCAGAACCGGGTCGGCGACATCGTGACCAGCCGGGAGCGGCTGCGGGCGCTGCTGGACGCGGTTGTCGGCATCGGCACCGACCTCGATCTGAACAGCACGCTGCAGCGGATCGTGAAGGCGGCGTGCGCGCTGGCGGGGGCACAGTACGGCGCTCTCGGTGTGCTCGCGCCGGACCGGGCCAGCCTGTCCGACTTCGTCACACACGGCATCGACCCGGCGGCGCACGCGAAGATCGGTGACCTGCCGCACGGCCGGGGTGTGCTGGGCCTGCTGATCACCGAGCCGCGACCGGTGCGGATGCCGGACATCAACGAGCACCCCAATTCGTACGGTTTCCCGCCGAACCATCCGCCGATGCACAGTTTCCTCGGTGTTCCGGTGCGGACCCGGGATCAGATCTTCGGCAACCTGTACCTGGCGCAGAAGCGGGATGCCGACGAGTTCACCGACGACGACGAGGAGATCGTGGTGGCACTGGCCGCCGCGGCCGGGGTGGCGATCGACAACGCCCGGTTGTACGCCCTCGCGCAGCGCCGCCAGCGATGGCTGGCCGCGGCCTCGGAGATCACCAGCGTGCTGCTGGGGACGGTGCGCCGGACCGAGGCGCTGCGGCTGATCGCCCGCCGGGCCCGGGAGGTGGCCGACGCCGAGATGGTGCTGGTGCTGCTGCGCGAGAGTGACAGCGACCGGTACCGGATCGAGGTGGTGGACGGCGCCGACCCGGCACTGACCGGGACGGTGGTGCCGGCGTTCGACGCCGACGACGATTACCGCCTGGTGGAGAACCTGTGTGACGCCGCCGAGTGGCCGGTCCCGGTGCCGGACGGCCCGGCCCTGGTCGCGCCGTTGAAAAGCGACCCGCCGGGTGTGCTGATCGTGAGCCGCCCGGCCAGCACCGACGACGCGGCGCTGCTGTCGACGTTCGCCGGGCAGGCGGCACTGGCTCTGGAGCGGGCGCGGGCGCAGGAGGAGCGGGAACTCCTCGCCGTGCTGGAGGACCGGGAGCGGATCGCCCGGGACCTGCACGACGTGGTGATCCAGCGGCTGTTCGCGACCGGCATGCAGTTGCAGGGTGCGATGGCGCCGGGAGTGCCGCCACAGGTGGTGCAGCGGATCAACACGGCCGTCGACGACCTGGACGCCACCATCCGGGACATCCGGCGGTCGATCTTCGAACTGCGCGCGCCGGTCGGTGCGACGTTGCGGACCGAACTGCGGGACACCTGTGACGCGGCGCTGGACACGCTCGGGTTCCGGCCGACACTGGAGACTACCGGGCCGGTGGAGAGTGCGGTGCCGGACGACATCGTGCCGGAGCTGATGGCGGTGCTGCGGGAGGCCCTGTCGAACGTGGCCCGGCATGCCCGGGCGAGCAGTGTCCGAGTGTCGGTGCGGGTCGCCGACCGGCAGTTGGTCCTGCAGGTGGAGGACGACGGAGTGGGCATCGACCCGGCCCTGGCCCGCGGCGGTGTGGTGAACATGGGCGAGCGGGCCCACGATCTGGGCGGCGGTTTCGAGATCGGACCGCGATCGGACGGCCCCGGCACGCTGCTGACCTGGCGCGTTCCGATCGGCGGTTGA
- a CDS encoding Acg family FMN-binding oxidoreductase, translating into MNRYDSSDLRRAAAAGIQAPSMYNSQPWAFGLRDGAIEVLADPGRQLAVADGGGGWAMRLALGAATFNARLALAWAGTPADVLLLPDSGRPELIARLTPARRRPPTYTERDLYAAIERRYSNREPFWPDPVPADVRVRLIEAARVEGTWLDLLVGMTALTGFSEIAHSADRVLRRDIRYQAELITWTGTESSIDGIPAVAAASVAEAQDLLPQRNFGDRRRPPGRDYEPEPLVGILGTGGDRRLDQLMAGQALQHVLLTATDAGLASSLISQPIEVAPARDQLRRSLGRSGFPQIAFRIGYGQPGHPSPRRDVDEALLG; encoded by the coding sequence GTGAACCGCTACGACTCGTCCGACCTTCGGCGCGCCGCCGCGGCCGGGATCCAGGCCCCCTCCATGTACAACAGTCAGCCGTGGGCGTTCGGTCTGCGCGACGGCGCGATCGAGGTGCTGGCCGATCCGGGCCGGCAGCTCGCGGTCGCCGACGGCGGTGGTGGCTGGGCGATGCGCCTGGCACTCGGCGCGGCCACCTTCAACGCCCGGCTGGCCCTGGCGTGGGCGGGTACGCCGGCTGACGTGCTGCTGCTGCCGGACAGTGGCCGGCCCGAGTTGATCGCCCGGCTGACCCCGGCCCGGCGCCGGCCGCCCACCTACACCGAACGGGATCTGTACGCGGCGATCGAGCGCCGGTACAGCAACCGGGAACCGTTCTGGCCCGATCCGGTGCCGGCCGACGTGCGGGTGCGACTGATCGAGGCGGCCCGGGTCGAGGGCACCTGGCTGGACCTGCTGGTCGGGATGACCGCGCTGACCGGGTTCTCGGAGATCGCGCACAGCGCCGACCGGGTGCTGCGCCGTGACATCCGTTACCAGGCCGAACTGATCACCTGGACCGGCACCGAGTCGTCGATCGACGGCATCCCGGCGGTGGCGGCCGCGTCGGTGGCCGAGGCGCAGGATCTGCTGCCGCAACGTAACTTCGGCGACCGGCGGCGGCCTCCCGGACGCGACTACGAGCCGGAGCCGCTGGTCGGGATCCTCGGCACCGGCGGGGACCGCAGACTCGACCAGTTGATGGCCGGGCAGGCGCTGCAGCACGTGCTGCTGACCGCCACCGACGCCGGGCTGGCCAGCTCGCTGATCTCCCAGCCGATCGAGGTGGCCCCGGCCCGGGACCAGTTGCGGCGGTCGCTGGGGCGGTCCGGGTTCCCGCAGATCGCGTTCCGGATCGGATACGGCCAGCCGGGACATCCGTCACCCCGGCGTGACGTCGATGAGGCGCTGCTCGGGTAG
- the cbiQ gene encoding cobalt ECF transporter T component CbiQ, whose translation MKVLHLDRESPVHRLSPEVKIASVLLFTIVVVLTPREEFAAFGGFAVLIAIVAVLARVPALWLLRRATIELPFVLLAVALPIFGQGERVDWLGLSLSVDGLHGAWNIFAKGTLGVLASLLLAATTPMRDLITGLDRLRCPAVITEIMMFMLRYIDVLIDDARRMRIARISRGYDPRFLWQAKAFAIGVGSLFLRSYERGERVYLAMLSRGYTGRMPNSGGVRAPAREWLVSAVLPVAAAGIALALA comes from the coding sequence ATGAAGGTCCTGCATCTCGACCGGGAGAGCCCGGTGCACCGGCTCTCCCCCGAGGTGAAGATCGCTTCGGTGCTGCTGTTCACGATCGTGGTGGTGCTCACGCCGCGGGAGGAGTTCGCCGCGTTCGGCGGTTTCGCGGTGCTGATCGCGATCGTGGCGGTGCTGGCCCGGGTGCCGGCCCTCTGGCTGCTCCGGCGGGCCACCATCGAGCTGCCGTTCGTGCTGCTGGCGGTGGCGCTGCCGATCTTCGGGCAGGGCGAGCGGGTCGACTGGCTGGGTCTGTCACTCTCGGTCGACGGCCTGCACGGCGCGTGGAACATCTTCGCCAAAGGCACCCTGGGTGTCCTCGCCTCGCTCCTGCTGGCCGCGACCACCCCGATGCGGGACCTGATCACCGGACTGGACCGGCTGCGCTGCCCGGCGGTGATCACCGAGATCATGATGTTCATGCTGCGCTACATCGACGTGCTGATCGACGACGCGCGGCGGATGCGGATCGCCCGGATCTCCCGCGGTTACGACCCGCGGTTCCTGTGGCAGGCGAAAGCGTTCGCGATCGGAGTCGGTTCCCTTTTCCTGCGATCGTACGAGCGGGGCGAGCGTGTCTACCTGGCGATGCTGTCGCGCGGCTACACCGGCCGGATGCCGAACTCCGGCGGGGTGCGGGCACCGGCCCGCGAGTGGCTGGTTTCGGCGGTGCTGCCGGTCGCGGCGGCCGGGATCGCCCTGGCTCTAGCATGA
- a CDS encoding energy-coupling factor ABC transporter ATP-binding protein, translated as MTPALEISGLTFAYPDGRQALFGVDLRVAAGERVALLGPNGAGKTTLVLHLNGILHGGGGQVTISGLPVTPSDRKAITEIRRRVGVVFQDPDDQLFMPSVAEDVAFGPANLGVRGTELESRVTEALTAVGMLEHRDQIPHHLSFGQRRRVAVATVLAMRPEILVLDEPSSNLDPASRRELAEILQALPVTVLMVTHDLPYALELCPRSVILDAGRIVADAPTGDLLADGALMATHRLELPFGFDPSFRR; from the coding sequence ATGACTCCGGCGCTCGAGATCAGCGGCTTGACGTTCGCCTATCCGGACGGGCGGCAGGCGCTGTTCGGCGTCGACCTGCGTGTCGCCGCCGGTGAACGGGTCGCCCTGCTCGGGCCCAACGGCGCCGGCAAGACCACCCTGGTGCTGCACCTCAACGGCATCCTGCACGGTGGCGGCGGTCAGGTGACGATCTCCGGCCTTCCGGTCACGCCCAGTGACCGGAAGGCGATCACCGAGATCCGCCGCCGGGTCGGTGTCGTCTTCCAGGACCCCGACGACCAGCTGTTCATGCCGTCGGTCGCGGAGGACGTCGCTTTCGGTCCTGCCAACTTGGGCGTACGCGGGACCGAACTCGAATCACGCGTCACCGAAGCCCTGACCGCGGTCGGCATGCTGGAGCATCGCGATCAGATCCCGCATCACCTGTCGTTCGGCCAGCGCCGCCGGGTGGCCGTGGCGACCGTGCTGGCGATGCGGCCGGAGATCCTGGTCCTCGACGAACCGTCCTCCAACCTGGACCCGGCCAGCCGACGCGAACTCGCCGAGATCCTCCAGGCCCTGCCGGTGACGGTGCTGATGGTGACCCACGATCTGCCGTACGCGCTGGAGCTCTGCCCCCGCTCGGTGATCCTGGACGCCGGCCGTATCGTCGCCGACGCCCCTACCGGCGACCTGCTCGCCGACGGCGCCTTGATGGCCACCCACCGTCTGGAACTCCCGTTCGGCTTCGACCCGTCCTTCCGCCGCTGA
- a CDS encoding peptidoglycan-binding domain-containing protein — MTATLNPWPTTRQGSTDHQVQTLQYLLLAHGHTVTVDGVFGSETGAAVRAVQWAKSLPDNGVVDPATWRALLIELHPGSTGNAVRGLQEEFALDSTDGVYGPKTEAAVRDLQRTLRASGADISVDGVAGPQTWQALISGLRETAPLSKAA; from the coding sequence ATGACCGCCACCCTGAACCCCTGGCCGACGACCCGGCAGGGATCCACCGACCATCAGGTGCAGACGCTGCAATATCTGCTGCTCGCCCACGGTCACACGGTCACCGTCGACGGTGTCTTCGGCTCCGAGACGGGCGCCGCGGTGCGCGCCGTCCAGTGGGCCAAGAGCCTGCCCGACAACGGCGTGGTCGACCCGGCCACGTGGCGGGCGCTGCTCATCGAGCTGCACCCCGGTTCCACCGGCAACGCGGTCCGTGGCCTCCAGGAGGAGTTCGCCCTCGACTCCACCGACGGTGTCTACGGCCCGAAGACCGAGGCCGCGGTCCGCGACCTCCAGCGGACACTGCGCGCCAGCGGCGCCGACATCTCGGTCGACGGGGTGGCCGGCCCGCAGACCTGGCAGGCGCTCATCAGCGGCCTGCGCGAGACGGCCCCTCTCAGCAAGGCAGCCTGA
- a CDS encoding phosphoketolase family protein, producing the protein MTATLGQQELVRKLAAPDDIEVAALDAWWRANNYLTVGQIYLQGNPLLREPLTSEHIKPRLLGHWGTSPGLSFVYAHVSRLIKETGQQAIYLAGPGHGGPALVAAGYLEGTYSEVYPKVGLDEDGLLTLFRQFSSPGGIPSHVSVTTPGSIHEGGELGYVLVHAFGAVMDNPDLLAIAVVGDGEAETGPLEGSWKGVSFINPEHDGAVLPILHLNGAKIAGPTVLARKDPAEVRKFFEGHGYDVLEVGGEDLPGMHHRFAQTLAEAWGKIKSIQDEARGGTWDGKRPNWPLIVMRTPKGWTGPEKIDGITVTGTWRSHQVPLSGVKGNDQHLADLEKWLKSYRPEELFDATGAPVRQIRDAAPPGDLRMSASPHANGGLLTEDLDLPDFRDYAIDVKQPAVEHAESTRKLGEMMRDIYSRNPDSFRLFCPDETNSNRLGAVFEVSDRGFMETVTADDVKISNKGRVMEVLSEHNCHGWLEGYNLTGRHGMFATYEAFAMVSASQTVQHGKWLQEASHLPWRAKVPSLNILLTSTAWRNDHNGFSHQGPGLLSVVLNQRGNVARVYLPPDANTLLSVADHCFRSRSYVNLIVIDKQPQLQWLTMDQAIEHCKQGAGIWDWAGNDDGGSDPDIVLACAGDVVTMETVAAAQILKEKLPQLKVRVVNVVNLMTLPRPKDHPHGLSETLFRELFTDHVDVVFSFHGYPGAIHQLVHGRPDADRFRVRGFIEQGTTTTPFDMTVRNRASRYHLVMDAINNAKRLPAGASELKAWCEKKLEKHEKYVVENLEDMPEVRDWSLGDWAEH; encoded by the coding sequence GTGACCGCCACGCTCGGCCAGCAGGAACTCGTGCGCAAGCTCGCCGCCCCGGACGACATCGAGGTCGCCGCCCTGGACGCCTGGTGGCGGGCCAACAACTACCTGACCGTCGGGCAGATCTACCTGCAGGGCAATCCGCTGCTGCGGGAGCCGCTGACGTCGGAGCACATCAAGCCCCGCCTGCTCGGACACTGGGGCACCAGCCCCGGTCTGTCGTTCGTCTACGCCCACGTCTCCCGTCTCATCAAGGAGACCGGCCAGCAGGCCATCTACCTGGCCGGCCCGGGCCACGGCGGGCCGGCGCTCGTCGCCGCGGGCTACCTGGAGGGCACCTACTCCGAGGTCTACCCGAAGGTCGGCCTGGACGAGGACGGTCTGCTCACCCTGTTCCGCCAGTTCTCCTCGCCCGGCGGCATCCCCAGCCACGTGTCGGTGACCACGCCCGGCTCGATCCACGAGGGCGGGGAACTGGGTTACGTCCTGGTGCACGCGTTCGGCGCGGTGATGGACAATCCGGACCTGCTCGCGATCGCGGTGGTCGGTGACGGTGAGGCGGAGACCGGGCCGCTGGAGGGCTCCTGGAAGGGTGTCTCCTTCATCAACCCGGAGCACGACGGCGCGGTCCTGCCGATCCTGCACCTGAACGGTGCGAAGATCGCCGGCCCGACGGTGCTGGCCCGCAAGGACCCGGCCGAGGTGCGCAAGTTCTTCGAGGGCCACGGCTACGACGTCCTGGAGGTCGGGGGCGAGGACCTGCCGGGCATGCATCACCGGTTCGCCCAGACGCTCGCCGAGGCCTGGGGCAAGATCAAGAGCATTCAGGACGAGGCCCGCGGCGGTACGTGGGACGGAAAGCGACCGAACTGGCCGCTGATCGTGATGCGTACACCGAAGGGCTGGACCGGCCCGGAGAAGATCGACGGCATCACGGTCACCGGCACGTGGCGTTCGCACCAGGTCCCGCTCTCTGGGGTCAAGGGCAACGACCAGCACCTCGCCGACCTGGAGAAGTGGCTCAAGTCGTACCGGCCGGAGGAACTGTTCGACGCCACCGGCGCGCCGGTGCGGCAGATCCGTGACGCGGCCCCGCCCGGTGACCTGCGGATGAGCGCCAGCCCGCACGCCAACGGCGGACTGCTCACCGAGGACCTGGACCTGCCGGACTTCCGGGACTACGCGATCGACGTGAAACAGCCGGCCGTGGAGCACGCCGAGTCGACCCGCAAGCTGGGCGAGATGATGCGCGACATCTACTCGCGCAACCCGGACAGTTTCCGGCTGTTCTGCCCGGACGAGACGAACAGCAACCGCCTCGGTGCCGTCTTCGAGGTCTCCGACCGCGGCTTCATGGAGACGGTCACCGCCGACGACGTGAAGATCAGCAACAAGGGCCGCGTGATGGAGGTGCTCTCCGAGCACAACTGTCACGGCTGGCTGGAGGGCTACAACCTGACCGGCCGGCACGGGATGTTCGCCACCTACGAGGCGTTCGCCATGGTCAGCGCGTCGCAGACGGTCCAGCACGGCAAATGGCTGCAGGAGGCCTCGCACCTGCCGTGGCGGGCCAAGGTCCCGAGCCTGAACATCCTGCTCACCTCGACGGCGTGGCGTAACGACCACAACGGCTTCTCGCACCAGGGCCCCGGCCTGCTCTCGGTGGTGCTGAACCAGCGTGGCAACGTGGCCCGCGTCTACCTGCCGCCGGACGCGAACACCCTGCTCTCGGTGGCCGACCACTGCTTCCGGTCCCGGTCGTACGTCAACCTGATCGTCATCGACAAGCAGCCGCAGCTCCAATGGCTGACCATGGACCAGGCGATCGAGCACTGCAAGCAGGGCGCGGGCATCTGGGACTGGGCCGGCAACGACGACGGCGGCAGCGACCCGGACATCGTCCTGGCCTGCGCCGGCGACGTGGTGACCATGGAGACGGTGGCGGCGGCGCAGATCCTCAAGGAGAAGCTGCCGCAGCTCAAGGTCCGGGTGGTCAACGTGGTGAACCTGATGACTCTGCCCCGGCCGAAGGACCACCCGCACGGCTTGAGCGAGACCCTGTTCCGGGAGCTGTTCACCGATCATGTCGACGTGGTGTTCAGTTTCCACGGCTACCCGGGCGCCATCCACCAGCTGGTGCACGGCCGGCCGGACGCCGACCGGTTCCGGGTGCGCGGCTTCATCGAGCAGGGCACCACGACCACACCGTTCGACATGACGGTCCGCAACCGGGCGTCGCGCTACCACCTGGTGATGGACGCGATCAACAACGCGAAGCGGCTGCCGGCCGGCGCCTCCGAGCTGAAGGCCTGGTGCGAGAAGAAGCTGGAGAAGCACGAGAAGTACGTCGTGGAGAACCTGGAGGACATGCCCGAGGTCCGCGACTGGTCACTCGGCGACTGGGCCGAACACTGA